A region of the Pseudomonas sp. J452 genome:
AGCTGATTCGCCAACGTTAGTCGACGCTGGCGCGCTGCTGACCGTCGTTGCCCAGGCGATACTGGTTTTCGCCGCTGCGCTTGGCCTCGTACATCGCCAGGTCGGCGACATGGATGAGCCGGTCCATGCTCGGCGCGTGATCCGGGAATACCGCGATACCCAGGCTGGCGTCGATGCGCTGCGGCTGGTCGCCGTCGCCGAGCGGTAGCGCCAGCGCGCCGAAGATCTTCTCGCCGATGCTGCGGGCTTCTTCTTCGAGGGCGCGGCCGAGCGCCAGCCCTTCGAGGATGACGACGAACTCGTCGCCGCCAATCCGCGCCACGCTATCTGATTCACGCAGGGCGGTTTTCAGTCGTCGCGCCGTGCTGACCAGCACCTGGTCGCCAGCGGCATGGCCGTGGGCATCGTTGATCGCCTTGAAGTCGTTTAGGTCGATGAACACCAGAGCCACCCGAGTCGCATTGCGCCGCGCACGTTCCAGGGCATTGCTCAGGCGGTCCTCGAAGGCCAGGCGGTTGGGCAGGCCGGTCAGCGCATCGTGGTGTGCCAACTGGTGCATTTGGCTGGCCCAGGCCTTCTCCTCGGTGATGTCGCGGACCACGCCCATCATCTTTACCGCCACGCCCTGTTCGTTCTGCACCACGTTGCCGGTCTCGCGCAGCCAGTGCACGCTGCCGTCCGGCCAGACCACCCGGTATTCCTCGTCGTGGTTCTCGCCGGTCTCGATGCAACGCAGCTCGCCGGCACGCACCCGCTCACGATCATCCGGATGCAGACTGGCGCAGAACAGCTCGTAACTGGGCGTCACGGCGCCGACCGCATGGCCGAACATGGCGTAGATGGCTTCGGACCAGTACAGGCGATTGGTATCGACATCCCAGTCCCAGGTGCCGATACGGGCGAAGTACTGGCTGCGCTTGAAACGCTCGATATCTTCCATGGAACGTTCCGCTTCGCTGGCCGGCTGTAGCAGTACGAGGCTCTCTGCGGCCTCGCCGAGGCGGCAGACTTCCAGCGCGAGGCGGCTACCCGTGGCGCTGACTATCTGCAGGCGTTGCCCGGCGGCCAGGGGTTCGGTTTGCGCCAGCTGCGGCACCGCGTCCGTCAGGGGTAAGCCGAGCAACTCGCTGCCGGCCTTGCCCAGCAGGCCGGCGGCGGCCTGGTTGTGTTGACGGATATTCCCGTCGCGGCCGATCAGCAGTACGCCGTCGCTGAGTTTGTCGAATAACTGGTCGTGCAGTTCCAGCCGCTGCCGGGCCTGGCGTTCACGCTGCAGCAGGCGGATCAGCAGGGCTAGAGCGAGCAGGGCGGCGGCGAGGGCAAGAATGATCAAGGGCATTTGCTGGTTCAGGGCAGTTTGGGGGCCACTGGGGCGCGTGAGATGGCTGGCATTATGCCTGTACGGCTTATGCGTCTGGTTATGATTTTGTATCGGGTTGGTCAGCTTTTATGGGCCGTCAGGAAAGCTGCGCAGCCATTCGCTTGCCGCACCAGATGCCCTCAGAGTCGTTGCAGGAAGCGGACTATGGCCTTGTCGACGATCTGCGGGTGAGTGACCGGCCCCATGTGGCCCAGTTCCTCGAACTGGCGCCGCTCTGCATGGGGCAATACCGGCAGCAGCAATTCGGCCACGGCATGGGCCGCATCGGGCGAATGCTTGCCGAGCAGATAGAGCACCGGCATGTCGAGTTGGGCAAAGGCCGCCAGTGGTGTGGGCTCGGTCAATAGCGCATGGGCCCAGCGCCGCACATTGCGCGTGGAGGCGGCTATCGCCGGTTTGCGCTGTTCCGGCATGTGCGCCCAGCTGCCGGCGCCCATCCAGTAGTCGATAAAGCATTCGGCGGCGCGTTCCGGCTGGCCCTGGTCGAGGGCGCTGCTGGCTGCCGCCACGGTGGCGCGGATACCATCGGCACGGTTGGGCGGTGGCGTCTGCGCATCGATGAGGGCAAACAGGGTCGGCTCATACAGCACCAGGGCGCGCACCCGGCGCGGATGCTTGAGGGCGGCCAGCAGGGCGATGGCGGCACCGTAGGAGTGACCGATCAGGACGAAAGGGGAGCCGGCCCGGGCCAGTACCGGTTCGATGAACTCGACTTCGTCGCGCAGGCTGATGAGCCGATCCGACGACCAGTCCGGGCTTTTTCCCGAGCCGTAGGAGTCTGGTGCCAGAACATGGTGGGTAGGTGCCAGGCGCTCGCTCAGGTCGCGCCATTGGCTGGAGGTGCTGGCATTGGCGTGCAGGCAGACCACTGCCGGGCCATGCCCGGCTTCGAGCACGAAGGGCGCGTGGGGGGTTGGCATGGCGGCTTCCTGTGGCGGTGGACTGATGAAGGCAGCCTAGCAGTGATCACCACTGAGCCCCGATAACTGCTATGTCGGGGACAGCGCTGGTTCGCCGGCGCGAGTTCCTGCCTGCTGCAGTTGATGCGGCGCGCACAGAAAAATCGTTAGCCAGTTGGGAGTTTCCCGCTCGCCGGCTCGCTTTTCCGATGGCCTGCGGTCACTCTGTGGCTCTTTTCAGCCGTCGTCATTACAGGAGTACGACCATGAGCAGGATTTCACCGCTGGCGATTACCTTGGCTTTTGCACTCGCCGCGCCGGCTGCTTTCGCCGACGAAGCGGCAAGCGATTCGAGCACCATCAAGGACTCCGCCAAGGCGGCCGTGTCCACGGCAATC
Encoded here:
- a CDS encoding sensor domain-containing diguanylate cyclase, giving the protein MPLIILALAAALLALALLIRLLQRERQARQRLELHDQLFDKLSDGVLLIGRDGNIRQHNQAAAGLLGKAGSELLGLPLTDAVPQLAQTEPLAAGQRLQIVSATGSRLALEVCRLGEAAESLVLLQPASEAERSMEDIERFKRSQYFARIGTWDWDVDTNRLYWSEAIYAMFGHAVGAVTPSYELFCASLHPDDRERVRAGELRCIETGENHDEEYRVVWPDGSVHWLRETGNVVQNEQGVAVKMMGVVRDITEEKAWASQMHQLAHHDALTGLPNRLAFEDRLSNALERARRNATRVALVFIDLNDFKAINDAHGHAAGDQVLVSTARRLKTALRESDSVARIGGDEFVVILEGLALGRALEEEARSIGEKIFGALALPLGDGDQPQRIDASLGIAVFPDHAPSMDRLIHVADLAMYEAKRSGENQYRLGNDGQQRASVD
- a CDS encoding alpha/beta fold hydrolase, which encodes MPTPHAPFVLEAGHGPAVVCLHANASTSSQWRDLSERLAPTHHVLAPDSYGSGKSPDWSSDRLISLRDEVEFIEPVLARAGSPFVLIGHSYGAAIALLAALKHPRRVRALVLYEPTLFALIDAQTPPPNRADGIRATVAAASSALDQGQPERAAECFIDYWMGAGSWAHMPEQRKPAIAASTRNVRRWAHALLTEPTPLAAFAQLDMPVLYLLGKHSPDAAHAVAELLLPVLPHAERRQFEELGHMGPVTHPQIVDKAIVRFLQRL